The following proteins come from a genomic window of Nocardiopsis sp. YSL2:
- the atzF gene encoding allophanate hydrolase, which translates to MPTPTDRVRSAYQRIAEADRPEVWIHLRPEQELAVEAKALEERLAAGEHLPLAGTLVAVKDNVDVAGLPTTAACREFARTPGTTATAVRRLVDEGALVLGKTNLDQFATGLVGTRSPYGAVRNALDPERVSGGSSAGSAVAVALGIADIGIGTDTAGSGRVPAALHGIVGLKPTVGLVPATGVVPAARPYDCVTVFAQDLATARRALTTMAGPDSGDAFSRDWPADVRLGPRFPARVAVPTEAGLEPLGEAERAAFRAAADTLRAAGAGTTEVDVAPLLEAARLLYDGALVAERYAAVGEFLASGPDSADPTVSGIIVPAGRIPAHELAADQHRLVEYRAAAREMLSGFDALMLPTTVGHPTLAEVAADPVGENSRLGTYTNFVNLLDMAAVAVPAGEADGHTFGVSLIAGAFEDQVLLDLAATLAGEDPGEAVSDQGVELAVFGAHLRGQPLNHQLTDPGARFVEATETSADYRMVALPTTPPKPGVLRVRDGGRPLRCEVWRISRAALGTFLAHLPAPMSLGSVTLADGRSVVGFGCDGSAAEGADDITEHGGWAAYLESRRD; encoded by the coding sequence ATGCCCACCCCCACCGACCGCGTCCGGTCCGCCTACCAGAGGATCGCCGAAGCCGACCGTCCCGAGGTGTGGATCCACCTGCGCCCCGAACAGGAGCTGGCCGTGGAGGCCAAGGCCCTGGAGGAGCGGCTCGCCGCCGGGGAGCACCTCCCGCTGGCCGGAACGCTCGTGGCGGTCAAGGACAACGTCGACGTGGCCGGCCTGCCCACGACGGCGGCGTGCCGGGAGTTCGCCCGCACCCCCGGCACCACCGCGACGGCCGTCCGACGTCTCGTGGACGAGGGCGCGCTGGTCCTCGGCAAGACCAACCTCGACCAGTTCGCGACCGGTCTCGTGGGCACGCGCAGCCCGTACGGTGCCGTCCGCAACGCCCTGGACCCCGAGCGGGTCTCCGGCGGCTCCAGCGCGGGATCGGCGGTCGCGGTGGCGCTGGGCATCGCCGACATCGGCATCGGTACCGACACCGCCGGGTCGGGCCGGGTCCCGGCGGCCCTGCACGGCATCGTCGGGCTCAAGCCCACGGTCGGTCTGGTCCCGGCCACCGGTGTGGTTCCGGCCGCGCGCCCCTACGACTGCGTGACGGTCTTCGCCCAGGACCTGGCGACCGCCCGGAGGGCCCTGACGACGATGGCGGGCCCCGACTCAGGGGACGCCTTCAGCCGGGACTGGCCCGCCGACGTCCGGCTGGGGCCCCGTTTCCCGGCCCGGGTGGCCGTTCCGACGGAGGCGGGGCTGGAGCCGCTCGGCGAGGCCGAGCGGGCGGCGTTCCGCGCGGCCGCCGACACGCTCCGGGCAGCCGGGGCAGGCACCACGGAGGTGGACGTGGCGCCGCTGCTGGAGGCGGCCCGGCTGCTGTACGACGGTGCCCTGGTGGCCGAGCGCTACGCCGCGGTGGGGGAGTTCCTGGCGAGCGGCCCGGACTCGGCCGACCCGACGGTCAGCGGGATCATCGTGCCGGCCGGAAGGATCCCCGCCCACGAGCTGGCCGCCGACCAGCACCGGCTGGTGGAGTACCGGGCCGCGGCGCGCGAGATGCTCTCCGGGTTCGACGCCCTCATGCTGCCCACCACCGTCGGGCATCCGACGCTGGCGGAGGTCGCGGCGGACCCGGTGGGTGAGAACTCGCGTCTGGGCACGTACACGAACTTCGTGAACCTGTTGGACATGGCGGCCGTGGCGGTGCCCGCGGGCGAGGCGGACGGGCACACGTTCGGGGTCAGCCTCATCGCCGGGGCCTTCGAGGACCAGGTGCTCCTGGACCTGGCGGCGACCCTGGCCGGGGAGGACCCTGGCGAGGCCGTCTCGGACCAGGGTGTGGAGCTGGCGGTGTTCGGCGCGCACCTGCGCGGGCAGCCGCTCAACCACCAGCTCACCGATCCGGGCGCGCGTTTCGTGGAGGCGACCGAGACCAGCGCCGACTACCGGATGGTGGCGCTGCCCACCACACCGCCGAAGCCGGGCGTGCTGCGGGTGCGCGACGGGGGGCGGCCGCTGCGCTGCGAGGTCTGGAGGATCTCCCGGGCGGCCCTGGGCACGTTCCTCGCCCACCTGCCCGCGCCGATGTCGCTGGGCTCGGTGACGCTGGCCGACGGCCGCAGCGTGGTCGGGTTCGGCTGTGACGGGTCCGCCGCCGAGGGGGCCGACGACATCACCGAGCACGGCGGCTGGGCGGCCTACCTGGAGTCGCGCCGGGACTGA
- the uca gene encoding urea carboxylase: MFDTVLIANRGEIACRIIRSARDIGLRTVAVYSDADAGAPHTRLADEAVRLGPAPAAESYLHIERVLAAAAASGAGAVHPGYGFLSESAAFARAVEDAGMVFVGPEPRHLEQFGDKHTARKAAAAAGLPMVPGSETLPDADAAVAAAEAIGYPVILKSTSGGGGIGLRACADPGELRAAFDQVSRMAETHFGGGGVFVERFVSRARHVEVQVFGDGRGGVVTVGDRDCSLQRRNQKVVEEAPAPGLPDALRAELHRTARELCAGVSYRSAGTVEFVFDADRGEASFLEVNTRLQVEHPVTEEVAGIDLVAWMLRLARGEDVLAGVPPEGPALTGHAVEARVYAEDPAHDFRPSSGLLTRVEFPSDARVDAWVETGQRVTSDYDPMLAKVIVRGEDRDDAFDRLGRALSEVRVDGLQTNLGLLRALTAHGDVRAVDHTTATCAGVGDPEPRIEVERAGTLTTVQDWPGRTGYWQVGVPPSGAMDDLSLRLGNRALGNPEGAPGLECTMEGPALRFSHAMTVCVTGAPADVTVDGAAVPQWEPVEVPAGARLDVGAARGPGMRTYVLVRGGLDVPAYLGSASTFTAGEYGGHGGRALRLGDALRPGPVGSDAPVPRPVPEAERPDFAAPVGAGTDSGAPDASSAALPSPAAAHSHWDIEVSEGPHAAPEFLTREGLADFYATAWRVHPQSARNGVRLSGPKQTWARPDGGQAGLHPSNVHDTAYSIGAVNLSGDTPVLLGPDGPSLGGFVCPVTVVTGSRWKVGQLRPGDTVRFHPVTEAAAEKLHSAPAAAPLLRGTGPDGDDGVLARVLAGEDTPEVTYRRSGHDNVLVEYGPMVLDLGLRMRVHALMAALDEAAPEGIVDTTPGVRSLHLHIDPEVLPLRTLLGLLQEIEAQLPPTSRLSVPSRTLHLPMSFDDPSIHEAIARYGVAVRDDAPWNPDNIEFIRRINGLDSVEQVRDIVFDASYLVLGLGDVYLGAPAATPLDPRHRLVTTKYSPARTWTPEAGVGIGGAYLCVYGMESPGGYQLIGRTVPIWSGLRQYGPFEPGTPWLLRFFDRISWYPVEHEELLDIRADLLAGRYEPAIGEGEFVLADHERFLAENAESITAFRDRQAAAFETERQAWEAAGEFDDKPEPAPVPETGTLDLPPDASLVEAPLSASVWKVDVAPGDTVEEGQPVVRLEAMKLEVVVRAPVAGTVSDILVAPGQHLDPGRALAVITQGETA, from the coding sequence GTGTTCGACACCGTGCTCATCGCCAACCGCGGCGAGATCGCCTGCCGCATCATCCGTTCAGCCCGAGACATCGGCCTGCGAACCGTCGCGGTCTACTCCGACGCCGACGCGGGAGCCCCGCACACCCGGCTCGCCGACGAGGCGGTCCGGCTCGGCCCCGCGCCCGCCGCCGAGAGCTACCTGCACATCGAACGCGTGCTGGCCGCGGCCGCGGCCAGCGGGGCGGGAGCCGTCCACCCCGGCTACGGCTTCCTGTCCGAGAGCGCGGCCTTCGCCCGCGCGGTCGAGGACGCCGGGATGGTGTTCGTGGGCCCCGAGCCCCGCCACCTGGAACAGTTCGGCGACAAGCACACGGCGCGCAAGGCCGCCGCGGCGGCCGGGCTCCCCATGGTCCCCGGCAGCGAGACCCTGCCAGACGCCGACGCGGCCGTGGCCGCCGCGGAGGCCATCGGCTACCCCGTGATCCTCAAGTCCACCTCCGGCGGAGGCGGGATCGGGCTGCGCGCCTGCGCGGACCCCGGCGAACTGCGTGCCGCCTTCGACCAGGTCAGCCGGATGGCCGAGACCCACTTCGGCGGGGGCGGAGTCTTCGTCGAGCGCTTCGTCTCCCGGGCCCGCCACGTGGAGGTCCAGGTCTTCGGTGACGGCCGGGGCGGCGTGGTCACCGTCGGCGACCGCGACTGCTCCCTCCAGCGCCGCAACCAGAAGGTGGTGGAGGAGGCGCCCGCGCCCGGACTGCCCGACGCGTTGCGCGCCGAACTGCACCGCACCGCCCGTGAACTGTGCGCCGGTGTGTCCTACCGCAGCGCGGGCACGGTGGAGTTCGTCTTCGACGCCGACCGCGGCGAGGCCTCGTTCCTGGAGGTCAACACCCGCCTGCAGGTGGAGCACCCGGTGACGGAGGAGGTCGCCGGGATCGACCTGGTCGCCTGGATGCTGCGCCTGGCCCGCGGCGAGGACGTGCTGGCCGGCGTTCCCCCGGAGGGCCCCGCGCTCACCGGCCACGCCGTCGAGGCCCGCGTGTACGCCGAGGACCCCGCCCATGACTTCCGGCCCAGCTCCGGCCTGCTCACCCGTGTCGAGTTCCCCTCCGACGCGCGCGTCGACGCCTGGGTGGAGACCGGCCAGCGCGTCACCAGCGACTACGACCCCATGCTGGCCAAGGTGATCGTGCGCGGCGAGGACCGCGACGACGCGTTCGACCGGCTCGGCCGCGCCCTGTCCGAGGTCCGGGTGGACGGCCTCCAGACCAACCTGGGACTGCTGCGCGCCCTGACCGCGCACGGGGACGTCCGCGCGGTCGACCACACCACCGCCACGTGCGCGGGGGTCGGCGATCCGGAGCCGCGCATCGAGGTGGAGCGCGCCGGAACGCTCACCACCGTCCAGGACTGGCCCGGGCGCACCGGGTACTGGCAGGTGGGCGTGCCGCCGTCGGGGGCCATGGACGACCTGTCCCTGCGGCTGGGCAACCGGGCGCTGGGCAACCCCGAGGGAGCCCCCGGGCTGGAGTGCACCATGGAGGGGCCCGCCCTGCGGTTCTCCCATGCCATGACGGTGTGCGTCACCGGTGCCCCCGCCGACGTGACCGTGGACGGCGCGGCCGTCCCCCAGTGGGAACCGGTCGAGGTGCCCGCGGGCGCGCGGCTCGACGTCGGTGCCGCCCGCGGCCCGGGCATGCGCACGTACGTGCTGGTGCGCGGCGGCCTGGACGTCCCGGCCTACCTTGGGAGCGCGTCCACGTTCACCGCGGGCGAGTACGGCGGCCACGGTGGCCGGGCCCTGCGGCTGGGCGACGCGCTGCGCCCCGGCCCGGTCGGCTCCGACGCGCCCGTGCCACGGCCCGTGCCCGAGGCGGAGCGGCCCGACTTCGCGGCCCCGGTCGGGGCGGGAACGGACTCCGGGGCGCCCGACGCGTCCTCCGCCGCGCTCCCGTCCCCCGCCGCCGCCCACTCCCATTGGGACATCGAGGTGTCCGAGGGACCGCACGCGGCTCCGGAGTTCCTCACCCGCGAGGGCCTGGCCGACTTCTACGCCACCGCGTGGAGGGTGCACCCCCAGTCCGCGCGCAACGGCGTCCGGCTGTCCGGACCCAAGCAGACCTGGGCCCGCCCCGACGGCGGCCAGGCCGGGCTGCATCCCTCCAACGTCCACGACACCGCCTACTCCATCGGCGCGGTCAACCTCTCCGGCGACACCCCCGTGCTCCTCGGCCCGGACGGCCCCAGCCTGGGCGGGTTCGTGTGCCCCGTCACGGTCGTCACCGGCTCCCGGTGGAAGGTCGGCCAGCTCCGTCCGGGCGACACCGTCCGGTTCCACCCGGTCACCGAGGCCGCCGCCGAGAAGCTGCACTCGGCCCCCGCCGCCGCCCCGCTGCTGCGCGGCACGGGGCCCGACGGCGACGACGGCGTGCTCGCCCGGGTCCTCGCCGGCGAGGACACCCCCGAGGTGACCTACCGGCGCAGCGGCCACGACAACGTCCTGGTCGAGTACGGTCCCATGGTGCTCGACCTCGGGCTGCGCATGCGCGTCCACGCCCTCATGGCGGCGCTGGACGAGGCGGCGCCCGAGGGCATCGTCGACACCACACCCGGTGTGCGGTCGCTCCACCTGCACATCGATCCCGAGGTCCTGCCGCTGCGCACCCTGCTCGGCCTGCTCCAGGAGATCGAGGCGCAACTGCCGCCCACCTCCCGGCTGAGCGTGCCCAGCCGGACCCTGCACCTGCCGATGTCCTTTGACGACCCCTCCATCCACGAGGCCATCGCCCGCTACGGGGTCGCCGTGCGCGACGACGCCCCCTGGAACCCCGACAACATCGAGTTCATCCGCCGGATCAACGGCCTGGACTCCGTCGAGCAGGTGCGTGACATCGTCTTCGACGCCTCCTACCTGGTCCTGGGGCTGGGCGACGTCTACCTGGGGGCGCCGGCCGCCACGCCGCTCGATCCCCGGCACCGGCTGGTCACCACCAAGTACAGCCCCGCCCGCACCTGGACCCCGGAGGCCGGGGTGGGCATCGGCGGCGCCTACCTGTGCGTGTACGGGATGGAGAGCCCCGGCGGCTACCAGCTCATCGGCCGGACGGTGCCGATCTGGTCGGGGCTGCGCCAGTACGGACCCTTCGAACCCGGAACCCCGTGGCTGCTCAGGTTCTTCGACCGCATCAGCTGGTACCCCGTCGAGCACGAGGAACTGCTCGACATCCGGGCCGACCTCCTGGCCGGCCGGTACGAGCCGGCCATCGGCGAGGGCGAGTTCGTGCTCGCCGACCACGAGCGCTTCCTCGCCGAGAACGCCGAGTCCATCACGGCCTTCCGCGACCGCCAGGCGGCGGCGTTCGAGACCGAGCGCCAGGCGTGGGAGGCCGCGGGCGAGTTCGACGACAAGCCCGAACCCGCGCCCGTGCCCGAGACCGGAACACTCGACCTCCCGCCCGACGCGAGCCTCGTCGAGGCGCCGCTGTCCGCCTCCGTGTGGAAGGTGGACGTGGCCCCGGGCGACACGGTGGAGGAGGGCCAGCCGGTGGTCCGGTTGGAAGCCATGAAGCTGGAGGTCGTCGTTCGCGCACCCGTCGCGGGTACGGTCTCCGACATCCTCGTCGCGCCGGGGCAGCACCTCGATCCGGGGCGTGCCCTGGCCGTCATCACGCAAGGAGAGACCGCCTGA
- the nhaA gene encoding Na+/H+ antiporter NhaA codes for MSIDPIEHPAHPGPIAKFADSLRSDTVGGFLLIGAAVLALVWINSPFGDIYESMRSFSIGPESLHLNLSLETWAADGLLAVFFFVVGNELKQEFVHGELRNPRRAMLPIVAAICGMVVPAAVYAAINITSPETLGGWGIPMATDIAFALAILAVIGRGLPPALRTFLLTLAIVDDLGAVIVIAVFYTADINFVALGIAVVGLVVFGYLQRGRGLAAKLNSSPVPNWLVYLPLAILIWVLVHESGVHATIAGVAMGLLMRTTKYEGEHHDPSHGMEQLLRPWSAGLALPIFAFFSAGVVFDGFGEVVTDPAALGIIAGLVGGKVIGIVGGSWLTTKLTRAELNPSLKWIDLVGMSQLAGIGFTVSLLIAELSFAGAEHHLAHAKTGVLIASLIAALLSIFILGGRSRHYRRLAAEGQGPTAPSDASQGS; via the coding sequence ATGAGCATCGACCCGATCGAGCACCCCGCTCATCCGGGCCCCATCGCCAAGTTCGCCGATTCCCTGCGCAGCGACACCGTGGGGGGTTTCCTCCTCATCGGCGCCGCCGTCCTGGCGCTCGTGTGGATCAACTCGCCCTTCGGCGACATCTACGAGTCGATGCGGTCGTTCAGCATCGGCCCGGAGTCCCTGCACCTGAACCTGTCGCTGGAGACCTGGGCAGCGGACGGACTCCTCGCCGTCTTCTTCTTCGTCGTGGGCAACGAGCTCAAGCAGGAGTTCGTCCACGGTGAGCTGCGCAACCCCCGGCGCGCGATGCTCCCGATCGTCGCCGCGATCTGCGGCATGGTCGTGCCCGCCGCCGTCTACGCCGCCATCAACATCACCTCCCCGGAGACGCTGGGCGGCTGGGGCATCCCGATGGCGACCGACATCGCCTTCGCGCTGGCCATCCTCGCCGTCATCGGCCGCGGCCTGCCGCCCGCGCTGCGCACCTTCCTGCTGACCCTCGCGATCGTCGACGACCTCGGCGCGGTCATCGTCATCGCCGTCTTCTACACCGCCGACATCAACTTCGTCGCCCTGGGCATCGCCGTCGTCGGCCTGGTGGTCTTCGGCTACCTGCAGCGCGGTCGCGGCCTGGCGGCCAAGCTCAACTCCTCCCCGGTCCCGAACTGGCTGGTCTACCTGCCGCTGGCGATCCTCATCTGGGTCCTCGTGCACGAGAGCGGCGTGCACGCCACCATCGCGGGTGTGGCCATGGGTCTGCTCATGCGCACCACCAAGTACGAGGGCGAGCACCACGACCCCAGCCACGGCATGGAACAGCTGCTGCGCCCCTGGTCCGCCGGGCTGGCGCTACCGATCTTCGCGTTCTTCTCCGCCGGCGTCGTCTTCGACGGTTTCGGCGAGGTCGTCACCGACCCGGCGGCGCTGGGCATCATCGCCGGCCTCGTCGGCGGAAAGGTGATCGGCATCGTGGGCGGTTCGTGGCTCACCACGAAGCTCACCCGGGCCGAGCTCAACCCCAGCCTCAAGTGGATCGACCTGGTCGGCATGTCGCAGCTCGCGGGCATCGGCTTCACGGTGTCGCTGCTGATCGCCGAGCTGTCCTTCGCCGGCGCCGAGCACCATCTGGCCCACGCCAAGACCGGTGTCCTCATCGCCTCGCTGATCGCCGCGCTGCTGTCCATCTTCATCCTGGGGGGACGCTCCCGGCACTACCGCCGCCTGGCGGCCGAGGGCCAGGGCCCCACGGCGCCGTCCGACGCGAGCCAGGGTTCCTAG
- a CDS encoding acyl-CoA desaturase, translated as MERTPVYFAVRLSLIALSFVGVWALFFLLGNTWWQLGTAVAMAAVFGQVGLVSHELAHLQILSKRGPSVALGRIVGNLGIGLGYGWWQDKHTRHHANPNHEELDPDVQPDLLVWSEDQARAAKGLPAFVGRYQAFLFYPFLLLEGLNLHVGSVRALFRRSTKQRVLEGALLAAHFVLYLGAVFTVLDPLQAVAFIAVQQGLFGVYLGCIFAPNHKGMPTLKKGEKLDFLRKQVLTSRNVRGSWFTDIALGGLNYQIEHHLFPNMPTPHLGRAQVIVREYCGEIGVPYHETGFVRSHVEALTYMHQAGEPLRERHRQAA; from the coding sequence ATGGAGCGCACACCCGTGTACTTCGCGGTGCGGCTCTCGCTGATCGCCCTGTCCTTCGTCGGAGTGTGGGCCCTGTTCTTCCTCCTGGGGAACACGTGGTGGCAACTGGGTACGGCCGTGGCGATGGCCGCGGTGTTCGGGCAGGTGGGGCTCGTGTCCCATGAGCTCGCCCACCTGCAGATCCTCTCCAAGCGCGGCCCGAGCGTGGCCCTGGGCCGGATCGTGGGCAACCTCGGTATCGGACTGGGGTACGGGTGGTGGCAGGACAAGCACACCCGGCACCACGCCAACCCGAACCACGAGGAGCTGGACCCCGACGTCCAGCCCGACCTCCTCGTGTGGTCCGAGGACCAGGCCCGCGCCGCCAAGGGGCTGCCCGCCTTCGTCGGCCGTTACCAGGCGTTCCTCTTCTACCCCTTCCTGCTGCTGGAGGGCCTGAACCTCCACGTGGGCAGTGTGCGCGCGCTCTTCCGGCGCAGCACCAAGCAGCGCGTCCTGGAGGGCGCCCTCCTGGCCGCCCACTTCGTGCTCTACCTCGGTGCCGTGTTCACGGTCCTGGACCCGCTCCAGGCGGTCGCGTTCATCGCGGTGCAGCAGGGCCTGTTCGGTGTCTACCTGGGCTGCATCTTCGCGCCCAACCACAAGGGCATGCCCACCCTGAAGAAGGGCGAGAAGCTCGACTTCCTGCGCAAGCAGGTGCTGACCTCGCGCAACGTGCGCGGAAGCTGGTTCACCGACATCGCCCTGGGCGGTCTCAACTACCAGATCGAGCACCACCTGTTCCCCAACATGCCCACCCCGCACCTGGGGCGCGCGCAGGTGATCGTGCGCGAGTACTGCGGGGAGATCGGCGTGCCGTACCACGAGACCGGCTTCGTGCGCTCGCACGTCGAGGCCCTCACCTACATGCACCAGGCGGGCGAGCCCCTGCGTGAGCGCCACCGCCAGGCGGCCTAG
- a CDS encoding alpha/beta fold hydrolase — protein sequence MLDSQVRGAHVYRSQDGARVVREWCEREIAACPELTALPALETELGTTRAFRASGGDGDPVVLLSGTNFNTATSVEPIRALSADRPVISLDLPGQPGLSCDVRPRGARVKAYGAWLDQVLPLVTDRPAIVLGHSLGAMVALAASPSPLVGALVLVSPAGLTAAGTTPELLRAALPWMIGPRDSKSTRLLNAMSGRAHVAEGVHPLAPWMTLVGRHCRTSLAPAALPMECLRPWQKTRLIVATGSEDTLFSPARLHGPAYRLLGAEVDVMEGLGHLGPLEDPAPVAALLRELD from the coding sequence ATGCTCGACTCCCAAGTGCGCGGTGCGCACGTCTACCGTTCGCAGGACGGTGCGCGGGTGGTGCGCGAGTGGTGCGAGCGGGAGATCGCCGCCTGCCCAGAGCTCACCGCCCTCCCCGCCCTGGAGACCGAACTCGGCACGACCCGGGCGTTCCGCGCCTCCGGGGGTGACGGCGACCCCGTGGTGCTGCTCAGCGGGACCAACTTCAACACCGCCACTTCCGTCGAGCCGATCCGGGCCCTGTCCGCCGACCGGCCCGTCATCTCCCTCGACCTGCCCGGCCAACCCGGCCTGAGCTGCGACGTGCGCCCGCGCGGGGCGCGGGTCAAGGCCTACGGCGCCTGGCTCGACCAGGTGCTGCCCCTGGTGACCGATCGACCCGCCATCGTGCTGGGCCACTCCCTCGGGGCCATGGTCGCCCTGGCGGCGTCCCCGTCGCCGCTGGTCGGTGCGCTGGTGCTGGTGTCCCCGGCAGGACTGACCGCGGCCGGTACGACCCCCGAGCTGTTGCGCGCGGCGCTGCCGTGGATGATCGGACCGCGCGACAGCAAGAGCACCCGGCTGCTCAACGCCATGAGCGGCCGTGCCCACGTCGCCGAGGGAGTGCACCCGCTGGCCCCCTGGATGACGCTCGTCGGGCGCCACTGCCGGACCAGTCTGGCTCCGGCGGCGCTTCCGATGGAGTGCCTGCGCCCCTGGCAGAAGACCCGGCTCATCGTCGCGACCGGCTCCGAGGACACGCTCTTCTCGCCCGCCCGCCTGCACGGGCCCGCCTACCGGCTGCTGGGCGCCGAGGTCGACGTCATGGAGGGCCTGGGGCACCTCGGCCCGCTGGAGGACCCGGCTCCGGTCGCCGCTCTGCTCCGCGAGCTCGACTGA
- a CDS encoding NtaA/DmoA family FMN-dependent monooxygenase (This protein belongs to a clade of FMN-dependent monooxygenases, within a broader family of flavin-dependent oxidoreductases, the luciferase-like monooxygenase (LMM) family, some of whose members use coenzyme F420 rather than FMN.): protein MKLAFDLSFTHTEGGWSAPGSWVGAAYPDVRMFTELAIAAERGGIDMLFFGDGTGIPDTWESSMDAAVRHGVQWPRQDMSPFVAAMAQATSRIGFGLTYSSTYMHPFYVARLLNSLDHVTAGRIAFNVVASGRLADAANYGYDGLMDHDARYERMEEFVEVCRRLWDSVEPGAIVADRETGVFADPSKVHRVDHDGTHFRVAGPLPAVPSPQGRPVLVQAGASPRGIAASAAFADVVFGLGGHLPSQVSHRSRLDEALVAAGRAPEDVGILWAIQVVLGETEAEAEAKKKRMTGSLPPEAVGAYLSHNHGFDFSTLPERFALAEVAEAITAAQATQAGFLQRLIALRGEDAEMDRAEFFDEGWRFATGYDQTIAGTPATVADELEKQFAATGSRGGFMICNPVSMPSSLLDVVHLLVPELRRRGAVGTGYTGTTLRENLLGS from the coding sequence ATGAAGCTGGCGTTCGACCTGTCCTTCACCCATACCGAGGGCGGCTGGTCGGCACCGGGGTCGTGGGTGGGCGCCGCCTACCCCGACGTGCGGATGTTCACGGAGTTGGCGATCGCGGCCGAGCGCGGCGGGATCGACATGCTGTTCTTCGGGGACGGCACGGGGATCCCGGACACGTGGGAGTCGTCGATGGACGCGGCGGTCCGGCACGGCGTGCAGTGGCCGCGCCAGGACATGAGCCCGTTCGTGGCGGCGATGGCGCAGGCCACGAGCCGGATCGGGTTCGGGCTGACCTACTCCTCCACCTACATGCACCCGTTCTACGTGGCACGGCTGCTGAACTCGCTGGACCACGTGACGGCGGGCCGGATCGCGTTCAACGTGGTCGCGTCGGGCCGGCTGGCGGACGCGGCGAACTACGGCTACGACGGCCTCATGGACCACGACGCGCGCTACGAGCGCATGGAGGAGTTCGTCGAGGTCTGCCGTCGGCTGTGGGACTCGGTCGAACCGGGCGCGATCGTCGCGGACCGGGAGACGGGGGTGTTCGCCGATCCGTCGAAGGTGCACCGCGTCGACCACGACGGCACCCACTTCCGGGTGGCCGGTCCGCTGCCGGCGGTCCCCAGCCCGCAGGGGCGGCCGGTGCTGGTGCAGGCGGGGGCCTCACCCCGTGGCATCGCGGCGTCGGCGGCCTTCGCCGACGTGGTCTTCGGCCTGGGCGGGCACCTGCCCTCACAGGTCTCGCACCGGTCCCGACTCGACGAGGCACTGGTCGCGGCGGGCCGCGCTCCCGAGGACGTCGGCATCCTGTGGGCGATCCAGGTGGTCCTGGGCGAGACCGAGGCCGAGGCCGAGGCCAAGAAGAAGCGCATGACCGGGAGTCTGCCGCCGGAGGCCGTGGGCGCCTACCTCTCGCACAACCACGGATTCGACTTCTCGACCCTGCCCGAGCGGTTCGCGCTGGCGGAGGTCGCGGAGGCGATCACGGCGGCGCAGGCGACGCAGGCGGGCTTCCTGCAGCGGCTGATCGCCCTGCGCGGCGAGGACGCCGAGATGGACAGGGCGGAGTTCTTCGACGAGGGCTGGCGGTTCGCCACCGGCTACGACCAGACGATCGCCGGTACGCCCGCCACCGTCGCCGACGAACTGGAGAAGCAGTTCGCGGCGACCGGGTCCCGCGGCGGATTCATGATCTGCAATCCGGTGTCGATGCCGTCGTCGCTGCTGGACGTCGTGCACCTGTTGGTGCCTGAGCTGCGCCGACGCGGCGCCGTGGGCACCGGTTACACGGGCACGACCCTGCGGGAGAACCTCCTGGGGTCCTGA
- a CDS encoding alpha/beta fold hydrolase: protein MTDWKLGESFESSSGRVRWDRLGRGEPVVLCHGTPFSSYVWRSVARALAQTHEVYVWDMPGYGSSDKSEGQDVSLAAQGRVFTELLAHWGLDRPTVFAHDFGGAVSLRAHLLHGVPYRRLALVDVVALRPWGSPSFRHLGEHAEVFAALPEGLHRALVEEYVSSVSPRGLHPEVLREVVAPWTGPTGQAAFYRQIAQATPRDTDEFHDRLGTIDVPVLVCWGTEDSWIPAAKAHELGGLIPGAEVRLIEGAGHLVQEDAPAELTAALTAFARG, encoded by the coding sequence TTGACGGACTGGAAGCTGGGCGAGTCGTTCGAGTCGTCGTCCGGCCGCGTGCGCTGGGACCGGCTGGGCCGTGGCGAACCCGTCGTGCTCTGCCACGGCACGCCGTTCTCGTCGTACGTGTGGCGGTCGGTGGCACGGGCCCTCGCGCAGACGCACGAGGTCTACGTCTGGGACATGCCGGGCTACGGGAGCTCGGACAAGTCCGAGGGCCAGGACGTCTCGCTCGCGGCCCAGGGCCGGGTGTTCACCGAGCTCCTGGCGCACTGGGGCCTGGACCGGCCCACGGTGTTCGCGCACGACTTCGGGGGCGCGGTGTCCCTGCGCGCCCACCTGCTGCACGGCGTGCCGTACCGGCGACTGGCCCTGGTGGACGTGGTGGCGCTGCGGCCGTGGGGCTCGCCGTCCTTCCGGCACCTGGGCGAGCACGCCGAGGTGTTCGCGGCCCTGCCCGAAGGACTGCACCGCGCGCTGGTCGAGGAGTACGTCTCCTCGGTGAGCCCGCGCGGTCTGCACCCGGAGGTGCTGCGCGAGGTGGTCGCGCCGTGGACGGGTCCGACCGGGCAGGCCGCCTTCTACCGCCAGATCGCGCAGGCGACCCCGCGGGACACCGACGAGTTCCACGACCGGCTCGGCACGATCGACGTTCCGGTGCTCGTGTGCTGGGGCACGGAGGACAGCTGGATCCCGGCCGCCAAGGCGCACGAACTCGGCGGACTGATCCCGGGCGCCGAGGTCCGGCTCATCGAGGGCGCGGGGCACCTGGTCCAGGAGGACGCGCCCGCCGAGCTCACCGCGGCGCTCACCGCCTTCGCCCGGGGCTGA